The genomic window GTCGCCGTCCGCGACCGTCCACTCCACGAACGAGGACCAGCCATGAACCTGACCGACACCGCGCCCGCGACGTACTTCACCCCGAAGGGCGGCCTGCCCGCGCAGACCGACCTGCTCACCGACCGTGCGGTCGTCAAGGAGGCCTACACGGTCATCCCGAAGGGCGTGCTGCGCGACATCGTGACGAGCAACCTGCCCGGGTTCACCGACACGCGCTCCTGGATCATCGCGCGCCCGATCGCCGGGTTCGCGACGACGTTCGCGCAGCTCATCGTCGAGATCGCACCGGGCGGCGGGGCAACGAAGCCCGAGCCCGAGGCGGGCGTCGAGGGCGTGGTGTTCGTCACGGCCGGCGAGCTCACGCTCGTCATCGAGGGCGAACGGCACGTGCTCGCCGCCGGCGGCTACGCGTTCCTCGCGGCCGGTGCCGACTGGTCGCTCGCGAACAACGGCTCGGCCCTCGCCGGGTTCCACTGGATCCGCAAGGCGTACGAGCCGGTCGACGGCATCGAGCCGCCGGCGTCGTTCGTGACGCGCGACCAGGACGTCGAGCCGCGCGAGATGCCCGACACGAACGGCGCGTGGAAGACGACCCGGTTCGTCGACCCCGACGACCTCGCGCACGACATGCACGTCAACATCGTCACCTTCCAGCCCGGCGCGTCGATCCCGTTCGCGGAGACGCACGTCATGGAGCACGGCCTGTTCGTGCTCGAGGGCAAGGCCGTCTACCGCCTCAACGACGACTGGGTCGAGGTCGAGGCGGGCGACTTCATGTGGCTTCGGGCGTTCTGCCCGCAGGCCTGCTATGCGGGTGGACCGGGGCCGTTCCGGTACCTGCTCTACAAGGACGTCAACCGGCAGATCCGGTTGACCTGAGCGCACGCGGCACCCCGCCGCCCCTGCTCGGGAAGCGCCCGGCGCACGCGCACGCCGTCGGGCGCTTTGCGCTGCCCGGAAACAGGTCGTCGATCAGTCGTCCACGCGTGGTTGACGCATGCCGGTCT from Agromyces sp. LHK192 includes these protein-coding regions:
- a CDS encoding bifunctional allantoicase/(S)-ureidoglycine aminohydrolase, which encodes MNLTDTAPATYFTPKGGLPAQTDLLTDRAVVKEAYTVIPKGVLRDIVTSNLPGFTDTRSWIIARPIAGFATTFAQLIVEIAPGGGATKPEPEAGVEGVVFVTAGELTLVIEGERHVLAAGGYAFLAAGADWSLANNGSALAGFHWIRKAYEPVDGIEPPASFVTRDQDVEPREMPDTNGAWKTTRFVDPDDLAHDMHVNIVTFQPGASIPFAETHVMEHGLFVLEGKAVYRLNDDWVEVEAGDFMWLRAFCPQACYAGGPGPFRYLLYKDVNRQIRLT